ccaTTAGCATTCCCTAgaaccacaaatctactttctgtctctatagatttacctgctatgaacatttcatataaatggaatcataatatgtggccttttgtgtgtggcttctttcagttaTAATTTTGAGGTCCACCCACATTGTTGCATGCATTACTACTTCATTCCTTTCTAGGGTTGATGAAtcttccattgtatggataggcCACATTTTATTATCTGTTCATCACttgatggacattgggttgtttctatATTTTAGCTATTACGAATAGTGCTACTTTGAATATtcacatacaggtttttgtgtggatgtgttttcatttgtcttaaataTATAGctaggagaggaattgctgggtcacgtggGAACTCTCTGTGGAACTTGCTGAGGGACCGCAGACTGTTTCCCATGAGCGCTGCACCATTTTGCCTTCCCGCcggcagtgtatgagggttcttgCTTTCCTGCTTCCTCATCAGCAGCTGTTACTGTCTGTCTTTCAGAGTCTAGCCATCCGAGTGGATGTGGggtggtatctcattatagttttgatgtgcatttccctgctgGATAATGCTGAtcatttttgcccatttttaattttttttagttgatgaattgtaagagttctttattctggatacaggtcctttatcagatacatgatttgcaaatattttctcctattctctgggttatcttttcactttcttgatagtgtcctttgaagcacaaaagttgtAAATTTTGGTGAAGTTCAGTTtacctactttttcttttgttgcttgtgtgtTTGGTTTTATATTGAGTTCTTTTTGATATAATCTGAATTACGGAAAAAGTGAGGAAGCTCTTGTCCTTAAAGTCTGGCAGATAGCagtatttgaagaaaatttaaaagatagtGATTTCTATTTCAGTTACAATATTCAGTCAAGCTATGCGTTAAGTGAaaatgaagctttaaaaaatacttctgatATTAAAAAGGCAAGTATGACTTTGCAACCAAAGCAGAACTTTGAAGATTGAACTCGGTATTGATTATTTGAGGTTTTCTTGCAGACTTTAATGTTAACCTGTGAGCTTTCACATGGTGTCACCAAGGCGTGCACATTTTTGGGCTTTTCACTTAACAGGGTGTTTCTACAGTCCCATGTCTCCATGACTCCTCAGGGGCTGCAGAGCATCCCCAATTAGGCATTTAGGTCATTTCCAGTTTTCCCACTGGGAACGTTTTTGCAAATGTTCctttgttaattaattaattttttttttttttttgagaaaaggtTTTAGAATAGTATGTATTTTTTGGTAGGGTCTAGAAAACTGACAACTCGGAAAAAAGTCTGGTATAATACATTTCCATTAACTGAATCTTTTCAGGGAGCATGTTTCGTTTGTATTAGCCACGGTAGGCGTGCCGACTTCACTGTGGCCTCCACACACAGCGGAATGTGAGGGTGTGCTAGGAGTGCAGCGGGAGGGGCTTCGGTGGGAGACGAGGGCTGGCTGCGTCTGCAGGTGAGCAGGAGCTCACCAGATGGCAAGAGGAGGGCTTCCGAGGGAGCCGGTGAGGCGTGGAGCCACGTGGTGACTGCCTTACTGCAGGATCAGGTAGGAGGCCCAGCTGCTGCCGTTTTCAATCCCAAAGCTCGGTGACACCGTTGGTAGTTGAGAGGGAATAAGGGATCTGTGGAAGGTCCACCCAAGACCTTCCTCCTGCCCTCGTCACAGCCTGCTTTTCCATCTCAGCTAGTTACCTTTCTGGACTGCACGTCTGATCAGTTTGCATGCTGCTGAAGCTGTCGAAGGGCTCCAGTTACTCTGAGCTTGTAGGCAGCAGTCCTTCCGTGGTTTCTAAGGCCCCACTGGCTCCAGGCCCCACCCTCCAGTCCCGTCTGCACAACACTGTCCTCCCCAGGCACCAGGTGCTCAGGCTTCCCTGGGAGAGCCCAGGGCACGCGGCTGCCTTGGCGGGGCCTTCGCCCCGGCTGGTCCCACTTCCTGGTTCcagctccctcccccttctcccagtTCTCTCCTCCTGCTGAGCTTTGCCTGGGGTCCGACCCACTTGCCCTGGGTCAAACCCTCCTCCTGTGGACTCAGACCTTGGGGAGGCTGGTCCTAAGGACAGCATGCAACAGAAAAGGTCACTGAGACCCTGCCATGGAGCAGCCCACACTGGAAACCGGTGTATAGTCTCTCACGGACCCAGGTGGACACAGCCAGTTTTCCTATGGCCTAGGAGGTTACCACTTTTTCTTTAACTGAGAGGCAGGGGAAGTAGCTGGCTGTGTTACAGGATTGTGTTGGGTGAGAAGTTCATTCCCCTGATGGCTGGAATCATGCAGCGCCTTGGGATGCTCATACCTGGGCCTGATCTGGCCTCGGGAGCCACAGGGGCTGATCCCCTGCACCATTTAAGCTATTTGTTGGCCTTTGATTGAGTGTGCATAGTTGTACTCCATTCCGGGTACCTCTCATTTGTAAGACTTGCTACAGTTGTAACACAAGTGGGTTTGTGCACTGGGTGCGGCCTGCTTCCTGGGTGCCCGGCACGGGGAGGCACTCACTGAGTACTCCTTGCAAAGCTGCTTTCCCATCCGCTGCGGGGACTGCTAGGCTTCTGGCAGGGAGGGGTGCCGTAGAGTCCTGCCCACGCGATTCCTACTTCATTTAAGACTTGTTCAAATTCTGGAGACTCTAATAAACTTAGGGAGACATGTCAATAGACTGAATCCTGCTAGTTCTGTCAGGTTCGCTTGTTTTTGTGCAGATCTTGAAATAAAGGAAGCCGCTGGAAGACCTCCCACTGAGACCCCTTCTTTGCACTGTACCtgcagcagcaacaggaaacattttatttatccaaaataaaCGCAGAGGCAGCTGAGACTGCCGCGCCTGCGGGTTAACAGTCAGTGTGTTCCAATCCACCGCACTTCCAGCCTTTGCTAGCTGACCTCCAGCGAGGAATGTCACCTCTCTGAGTCAGTCCTCACCTGTGGATGGGGTGACGAGAGACTGGTGAGGAGTGAGGGTGGTGAAGCAGAGGCAGAGCTTACAGGGCTCAGTGTTagcgtggtggtggtggtggtggtggtggtggtggtggtggtggtggtggtggtggtggtggtggtgattttaTCCTTAACTCCCGATTGTCAAGATTTTGAAGTCTCATTTTTTCCCATTGATTGAATGTATAAGTTGCGGGCTGCTATACCAAAGTCCCACAAAAATGccctttgcttttaaaaaggggaggggcaggggttggAACTGTTGGTTTAGACTGCAGGTTCCTGGTGCTTGAGCACAGCTCCGCCTTGTCGGCACGGAAACCTTCGCACTGAAGTCGATCTTCAGGACCAGGATCCTTTGGCTTCAGTTGTCTGCGTCCACTGCCCTCTCATTTGCTCTGCCCATGACTCTTGCTGATATACCTGACTGAAGACATGCCTTAAAGAAGCCTCTCCATACAACTCCCAGTAAAGACTTCTTCATGTGTCCCTTCCACAGAGACTCCCGCACTCCTAGAATGAGCCTGGCACAGTGGCGGGCCACTACCCCGGTGTCCGTGTCTGAGTGACTCTTCCCAGCAGCTCTGAGGTAGGTACTGCTGTCACCAGAGTCCCGGGGGCTGCGGGATGGCAGGTAGCTTGTCCTCGGGCCCTCGCCCTTGGCCTTTGGCACCAGGAGCCAGTTCTCCTTTCCCACAGCGGGCTTCTCTTCGCTCAGGAGAACGTTTCCCCTCTGCCTAGGCGGCCCGGAAAGACACTGCATGACATTCTCTGCCGCCGTAGCCCTGCTGTGTCACATCGGCACCTCTCCCTGGAGGggcccttctttttctttctttgtgttcgCTTCATTTTATTCTCTGGAATGTGGTTATTCTAAACAACTCTAAATTTGGGCACATTTcgaagaatgaatgaaatattttacatttcatcTTAAAATTTTACAGCTGTCTGAATGGGATACTTAAGTAGGGTACGCAGGGCCAGGTGAAaaactttttggaaaaaataatgaataaagtaTAGTATTTGATTCTAGGGCTTTTTTTAGGCTGGGAAAGGTCATGGACAGCTTTCAGATGCggttttccttttaaatgaagAAGTCTTTTTTTATACTCCAGTTTGGAAGGATCACCCAAAGCCAAGAAATAATCTCTACCAAAGTTAAAACATGACTTTAGCAGTTCCTATAAAGAAATCTGATTAAGAAAAGCATATTATATAGGTCCTAAGTCTTATCTGAGTTGTTCAGTTCAAATGTCATCATTATCTGCagagaaaaaattagaaagcTCACCTTAGCAATGTACATTCAAtctgttttcataattttaagagtaaacacaagaattaaaatgtgaaagaaatatCTGACTTCTATTAGTAGCCAGACGTTAATGTTAGCAAACTCCGAATTGTGTTCACAGTGCAGAGAGTAGTCCGTTACCCAGCCATTGGCTTAGGTTTGTTCACAGCCAGATCCGTCAGCCCGGTCTCTGGTTTCCTGGTTACCAGCCCCCGTGGAGAGTAAGCGGGGGTTGCCCAGAAAGCCCCGGGCACGAGAGGAAAGCCGTCAGTGGAAACTGTCACTGTGCCACCAGAGTGCTGTCTGCAGTTGGCACTGAAATGCGCCCACTTCAGTCTCCTGCTGTATCTCTAATGGTGACAGGGCTGGTTTCTTGTGAGGAGAGAGAAATGCTTGAGACGATGATCTTGGGGGTCGGCCTGGGCCTTGAGTGCCAGCCTCAGTGAGCCGTGAGCCCTCCACAGCTGTGTCAGAGGACCGGTCGGGCAGTGCCTGACAGGAGGTGGTGCGCTCGGCGGACGGTGCCCGGGAGGAGGTGGCGCGCTCGGTAGATGACAGCTCTTTGCTATCAGTGTTCCTGTGCAGAAAGGAATTGGCACTCAGTGTTCTACTTCCCTTAGACACTCATATGCATagaggcaggcagagcagggtACAGATCTGACAGAATATAACAGTACCTTTTTATTTTCCAGGCTTGTGAGATCAAAGATCTTGAGATTAAGAATGGCAGGAAAATCATCGCTTTTTAAAGTAATTCTCCTTGGAGATGGTGGAGTTGGGAAGAGTTCTCTAATGAACAGATATGTGACTAATAAGTTTGATACCCAGCTCTTCCACACAATAGGTGTGgagtttttaaataaagatttggAGGTGGACGGACATTTTGTTACCATGCAGATCTGGGACACGGCCGGTCAAGAGCGATTCAGAAGCCTGAGGACGCCGTTTTACAGAGGCTCTGACTGTTGCCTGCTTACTTTTAGTGTTGATGATTCTCAGAGCTTCCAGAACTTGAGTAACTGGAAGAAAGAATTCATATATTATGCGGATGTGAAAGAGCCCGAAAGCTTTCCCTTTGTGATTTTGGGCAACAAGATTGATATAAGTGAACGGCAGGTGTCTGCAGAAGAAGCCCAAGCCTGGTGCAGGGACAACGGCGACTATCCTTACTTTGAAACAAGTGCAAAAGATGCCACGAATGTCGCAGCGGCCTTTGAGGAAGCAGTTCGGAGAGTGCTTGCTACCGAGGAGAGGTCAGATCACTTGATCCAGACAGACACGGTCAGTCTGCACCGAAAGCCCAAGGCCAGCTCATCTTGCTGTTGATGGTCAGAGAGGTGGCCCGTGCGACCTAACCagcccacacacatacataagcACGGGGTGGAGGAGAGAGTTAGCGTTAGCAGCAATGGGTCACATGCTCACTAAGTTAACCCTATTGCTGCCTCGTTAGTGGGTAGGAGAAGGGGGACATCCACTCACAGGAGAATCTATGTACTCAGTAACGGCACCTTACATTTATAAATTCTGACGGTTGTCTaataatgtttaatttaaatatgtaagttACAGAGCTAATACATGAGATGACCAAGACTAATTATAATTAAAACACTTGAGTATTCTAGAAATTACTGTTTTTTCCCTGGGAAATGGAGAGCTACTTTttctatgtgtatatttttatgtaattagCATTCTGTTCCTGGTTCAGGGAAAACGTGTCCTAAAGCAATAATGTTAGATATTAAAGATTAAAATCTAATGCATTTGCACGGCAGTTGTTTGATTTTATTACTTCATTCTCTTTAAAGTGATGTACGTATTCACGTTTTCATTCTACATCACAATTGTTCTCTCTGGTGATCACTTGTCATTTGTGTGCCACACGTGTGACCCCGTCCAGCAGAGAAGCTGACTTTCCAGCAGAGCAGTGACAACCCTTGGAGGAAGCACTACGTGTGGATTGTACTTTGTGGGAGGGGAAATGAAGATGTCTTTATTTGGTCATGTTTATTCAGTGTCTTCTCTGCCACTGAACAGTGTTTAGTGATTTGGTCTCGagatttttctgtcattttaccGTGGTGAACAGACTTACTGATAAAGCAAATTGTGTTCTCACGTGGGTAAAGTTCAAGTTCACATGCTGTGCCATTCCTGCCAGTCCTGTCCTGCAGAGGCACACCACCGCCTGGACTGCGTGTTCATGAGGACAGAACCCTTGACTGTGGGGCGGTGGGTTATCAAGGGACATGCTTTGGTGGGGGGTGTCATGTCGGGGAGTACATTTTGGAACAGCTAGATTGAGAGTTCTCTCCCTGGTCCCACTGTGTGGGAACCACTGACAAAGAATATCATTACAGTAAGCTAAGCTTTTGAAAGTCTGACTTCCTAACATAGCAGACAATTTGGCTTTAAGCAAACcattttagcattttaaattTGGGGAAATGAAATCTCTTTGTATTCTCAGGTTAAAGAGAATTGTAGTTGTCATTATTTATAATcagttccccctcccccccaaaaacctACAATCCtccattcaaaaaacaaaataggaaCCCACCATTAACAAACTggtgta
This Camelus bactrianus isolate YW-2024 breed Bactrian camel chromosome X, ASM4877302v1, whole genome shotgun sequence DNA region includes the following protein-coding sequences:
- the RAB9A gene encoding ras-related protein Rab-9A, which translates into the protein MAGKSSLFKVILLGDGGVGKSSLMNRYVTNKFDTQLFHTIGVEFLNKDLEVDGHFVTMQIWDTAGQERFRSLRTPFYRGSDCCLLTFSVDDSQSFQNLSNWKKEFIYYADVKEPESFPFVILGNKIDISERQVSAEEAQAWCRDNGDYPYFETSAKDATNVAAAFEEAVRRVLATEERSDHLIQTDTVSLHRKPKASSSCC